Proteins encoded within one genomic window of Aquarana catesbeiana isolate 2022-GZ linkage group LG03, ASM4218655v1, whole genome shotgun sequence:
- the LOC141133801 gene encoding E3 ubiquitin-protein ligase TRIM39-like: MSPLPHPHSSPVSETFSFISPPLSAMASGDLRAELKCSVCLNIYTDPAMLRCGHNFCRVCIDRVLDTQEGSGDFFCPVCRKRFRSRPELHRNITLRNIAETFLSAHPDREESGVFCTYCGDSTVPAVRSCLHCEVSLCDKHLRVHKKSPEHVLCDPTLSMESRKCSIHKEVLKYFCTKDNACICVSCSLAGEHRGHQVETLDEASEKKKETLRNVLQKLLTKREEMEEKVQSLQEHRRKVEEEAAGDTERVPVLFRELRRRLENLEKRILRNISRRAEQISISIRDLEIKKEELSRKIRHIEELCNMTDPLTVLQESDTGDLCDTEDGDNEDRERHEELLHEGGGLDVAGVLHAGLSGIITEVYVYYIQGAADILLDGNTANNNLQISDDRKTVSKSDRNQNHPETPERFQDCSFQVLSSQSFSSGRHYWEVDVGGSDIWRVGMCYPSIERRGGESVIGNNKKSWVLDKDEDDDEYSVAHDSKWSLLPTSPSSTRVRIYLDYEAGRISFYDLCDPIRHIHTFTTTFTEPLHAVLGVWRGCIEICGGRREM, translated from the coding sequence atgtcacccctcccccatccgCATTCCTCTCCGGTGTCAGAGACTTTCAGTTtcatttctcctcccctgtcagcaatggcgtctggtgatctgagagctgagctgaaatgttccgtctgtctgaacatttataccgatcctgcaatgctgagatgtggacataacttctgccgggtctgtattgatcgtgtgctggatacacaggaggggtctggagattTCTTCTGCCCTGTATGCAGAAAAAGGTTCAGGAGTCGTCCTGaactgcacaggaacataacactacgtaacatagcaGAGACTTTCCTGTCTGCTCACCCAGATCGGGAGGAGtctggggtcttctgtacttactgtgggGACTCtactgtacctgctgttagatcctgtctacactgtgaggtttctctgtgtgataaacacctgagagtccacaaaaagtccccagaacacgtcttatgtgaccccaccttgtccatggagagcaggaaatgctccatccataagGAAGTTTTGAAGTATTTTTGCACCAAAGATAACGCCTGTATCTGCGTGTCCTGTAGTTTGGCtggagaacatcggggacaccaggtggagacactggatgaggcttctgagaagaagaaggagacactgaggaatgttctgcagaaacttctgacaaagagagaggagatggaggaaaaagtccagagtctgcaggaacacaggaggaaagtagaagaagaagcagctggtgaTACCGAgagagtccctgtcttgtttagagaactcaggagacgtctggaaaaCCTGGAAAAGAGAATCCTGAGAAACATCTCCAGGAGGGCAGAGcagatctccatctccatccgggatctggaaataaagaaggaggagctgtccaggaagatacgtcacattgaggagctgtgtaacatgacggatccactgactgtcttacaggaatcagacacaggtgacttgtgtgatactgaggatggagataatgaggacagagagagacatgaggaactcctccatgaaggagggggtctggatgtggcgggGGTCTTACACGCAGGTTTATCTGGTATAATAACAGAGGTATATGTAtactatatacagggagctgcagacatattactggatggaaacacagctaataataatctacagatatcagatgacaggaaaactgtatccaagTCAGATAGGAACCAGAAtcacccagaaacaccagagagatttcaggatTGTTCTTttcaggtgttgagcagtcagagtttctcctcagggagacattactgggaagtggatgtcgggggatcagataTATGGAGAGtagggatgtgttaccccagtatagagaggagagggggggagtcaGTGATTGGaaataataagaagtcctgggTATTGGACaaggatgaagatgatgatgagtaTTCAGTGGCACATGACAGTAAATGGTCCCTCTTACCCACCAGTCCCTCAAGTACCAGAGTCAgaatatatctggattatgaggccggacggatctccttttatgatctgtgtgacccgatccgacatatccacaccttcaccaccaccttcactgagcccctccatgctgtgttAGGTGTATGGAGAGGTTGTATAGAGATATGTGGGGGGAGGCGGGAGATGTGA